A window of the Gossypium hirsutum isolate 1008001.06 chromosome A05, Gossypium_hirsutum_v2.1, whole genome shotgun sequence genome harbors these coding sequences:
- the LOC107959142 gene encoding probable protein phosphatase 2C 24 has translation MAEICYGVVSEGEASIPREPSSRAARRRRMEIRRIKIVDVAPSEAENGRKRKNLQGYGASFSLDCENAVENCASYEDGKKRTVKPKNGRLKTKGTIVKSNSSPSLLIPEIDSELHPKFGVASVCGRRRDMEDAVAIHPSFHRQGQDSAAIGCHYFGVYDGHGCSHVAMRCRERLHELVKEELASEEEWKGAMERSFTRMDKEVIKWNESVDGANCRCELQSPECDAVGSTAVVAIVTPDKVVVANCGDSRAVLCRNGRPVALSSDHKPDRPDELNRIQEAGGRVIFWDGPRVLGVLAMSRAIGDNYLKPYVSCEPEVTVTDRTAEDECLILASDGLWDVVSNDTACGVARMCLRGKCDVQAPLLSPEGEAVVGSMMGGEISDKACADASMLLTKLALARHSTDNVSVVVVDLRRAT, from the exons ATGGCGGAGATCTGTTACGGAGTTGTGAGCGAAGGCGAAGCATCAATACCGCGCGAGCCGAGTTCACGTGCAGCAAGGAGGCGTAGGATGGAGATTAGACGAATTAAAATCGTCGACGTGGCTCCATCTGAAGCTGAGAATGGCCGGAAACGCAAGAACCTGCAAGGTTACGGAGCATCATTTTCTCTGGACTGTGAAAACGCTGTAGAAAATTGTGCCTCCTATGAGGACGGAAAAAAGCGAACTGTTAAACCTAAAAATGGAAGACTAAAAACAAAAGGAACAATAGTGAAAAGTAACTCGAGTCCCTCGCTTTTGATACCTGAAATCGATTCAGAGTTACATCCTAAATTCGGTGTTGCTTCGGTTTGTGGTAGGAGAAGAGACATGGAAGACGCCGTCGCTATTCATCCGTCTTTCCATCGTCAAGGCCAGGACTCTGCCGCCATTGGCTGCCACTATTTTGGCGTCTATGATGGTCACGGTTGCTCTCAT GTGGCGATGAGGTGCAGAGAGCGTTTACATGAGCTGGTGAAAGAAGAGTTAGCCAGTGAGGAGGAATGGAAAGGTGCTATGGAGCGTAGCTTCACGCGCATGGATAAGGAAGTGATAAAGTGGAACGAGAGCGTGGATGGTGCTAATTGCCGATGCGAGTTACAGTCACCCGAGTGTGATGCGGTTGGATCTACAGCTGTTGTCGCTATCGTAACGCCTGATAAAGTTGTTGTTGCTAACTGTGGTGATTCGAGAGCTGTTTTGTGTCGTAACGGCAGGCCTGTTGCTTTATCGTCCGATCATAAG CCGGATCGTCCGGATGAGCTGAACCGGATCCAAGAAGCGGGAGGTCGGGTTATTTTTTGGGATGGTCCTCGAGTTCTGGGAGTCCTCGCGATGTCAAGAGCCATag GTGATAATTACTTGAAACCCTACGTGAGCTGTGAGCCGGAGGTTACAGTTACTGATCGAACGGCAGAGGACGAATGTTTGATTCTGGCGAGTGACGGTTTATGGGACGTGGTATCAAATGATACTGCATGCGGGGTGGCGCGCATGTGTTTGAGGGGAAAGTGTGATGTACAGGCGCCGCTATTGTCGCCGGAAGGAGAGGCGGTTGTAGGGTCGATGATGGGAGGAGAGATCTCGGACAAGGCGTGCGCTGATGCGTCCATGTTGTTGACAAAGCTGGCGTTGGCCAGGCATAGTACGGACAATGTTAGCGTAGTCGTGGTGGATCTAAGGAGAGCCACGTAA
- the LOC107959148 gene encoding serine/threonine-protein phosphatase PP1 has translation MGSVSMEPAVLDDIIYRLLDLKQARPGKQVQLSEGEIRQLCTVAREIFLQQPNLLELEAPIKICGDIHGQYTDLLRLFEYGGFPPDANYLFLGDYVDRGKQSLETICLLLAYKIKYPENFFLLRGNHECASINRIYGFYDECKRRFNVRLWKIFTECFNCLPVAAVIDDKILCMHGGLSPDLTNLDQIRSIIRPTDVPDSGLLCDLLWSDPSRDIKGWGMNDRGVSFTFGSDRVSEFLMKNDMDLVCRAHQVVEDGYEFFSDRQLVTIFSAPNYCGEFDNAGAMMSVDESLMCSFQILKPADKRSRFI, from the exons ATGGGATCCGTTTCAATGGAACCTGCCGTTTTGGATGATATAATATATCGTTTATTGGATTTAAAACAAGCGAGGCCAGGGAAGCAAGTGCAGCTGTCGGAAGGCGAGATCCGTCAGCTTTGCACTGTCGCAAGAGAAATATTTCTTCAACAGCCTAATCTTCTTGAGCTTGAAGCTCCCATCAAGATCTGTG GTGACATTCATGGGCAGTACACTGATCTTCTGAGGCTTTTTGAATATGGGGGCTTCCCCCCTGACGCTAATTATTTATTCCTGGGTGACTATGTTGATCGTGGCAAGCAGAGTCTAGAAACAATATGCCTTTTGCTTGCCTATAAGATCAAATATCCCGAGAACTTCTTTCTCTTGAGAGGGAATCATGAATGTGCTTCTATTAATCGGATTTATGGATTTTATGATGAGTGCAAACGAAGGTTCAATGTGAGGCTTTGGAAAATCTTTACTGAGTGTTTTAACTGTCTTCCCGTGGCTGCTGTAATAGATGACAAAATATTGTGCATGCATGGTGGCCTTTCCCCTGATCTAACAAATTTAGATCAAATTAGGAGCATAATTCGTCCAACCGATGTTCCGGATTCTGGTCTCCTTTGTGATTTACTTTGGTCTGATCCTAGTAGGGATATAAAAGGCTGGGGTATGAATGATCGAGGAGTCTCATTCACATTTGGCTCAGATAGAGTCTCGGAGTTCTTAATGAAAAATGATATGGACCTTGTTTGCCGTGCCCATCAG GTTGTTGAAGATGGATACGAGTTCTTTTCGGACAGACAACTCGTGACAATATTTTCAGCTCCCAATTATTGTGGCGAATTTGATAATGCCGGGGCCATGATGAGTGTTGATGAAAGCCTGATGTGCTCTTTCCAAATTCTTAAGCCTGCAGATAAAAGGTCCAGGTTCATTTGA
- the LOC107959147 gene encoding proline-rich extensin-like protein EPR1, translated as MKLFALLPQITLVVLLVIADQSIALSFASFTNVYGRQNGDAKPSFAKHSTALQSVFMKDGIEYGRSSPLYVYPPASLPPQTPPKIRYPPPSQDYPPPIYRLPPPIQLPPPIESHPPPMQYSPPAQGRTPPTQAHSPPRQYPPPTQAHPPPTQGCTPPTQFSPPTQAHPPPRQYPPPTQAHPPQRQYSPPTQTHQPPMQYSPPTQTPPRQYPPPTQAHPPPRQFSPPTQGHPPPTQTHPPPMQYPPPTQAHSPPTQYPPPTQIHPPPTQGCTPPTQAHPPPTKSSPPTQSHPLSPPTQAHPPPRQYPPPTQAHPPPRQYSPPTQTHPPPTQTHPPPRQYPPPTQTHPPPMQYSPPTQTPPRQYPPPTQAHPPPRQYSPPTQGHPPPIQTHPPPMQYPPPTQTHPPPTQTPPQRQYPPPTQAHSPPTQGHPPPTQVYPPPRQYLPPTQGHPPPTQTPPQRQYPPPTQGHPPPTQVHPPPRQYPPPIQAHPPPTQTHPPPRQCPPPTQTHPPPTQTPPPRQYPPPTQTHPPPKLYPPPTQAHPPPTQTHPPPTQYSPPTQAHPPPRQYSPPIQTHPPPMQSTPPTKGCEPPTEAHPPPRQYSPPTQTHPPPSQYSPPTQGRTPPTQAHPPPTQHSPPTQGHTPPTQVHPSPSQYLPPTQSHPPPMQYSPPTQIIPQPPQSPPSYGPPYQYPPPSGGYSPPYLAISVP; from the coding sequence ATGAAGTTGTTTGCTTTGCTTCCACAAATTACATTGGTGGTGCTGCTAGTGATCGCAGATCAAAGCATTGCCCTTTCGTTTGCTTCTTTCACCAATGTATATGGGAGGCAAAATGGTGATGCTAAACCTAGCTTTGCAAAGCATTCCACTGCTCTTCAGTCTGTATTCATGAAAGATGGAATAGAGTATGGTCGATCATCACCTTTATACGTGTATCCTCCTGCCTCTCTACCTCCTCAAACTCCACCAAAGATACGATATCCACCACCATCTCAAGACTACCCACCTCCTATTTATCGACTTCCTCCTCCTATACAACTCCCACCACCCATTGAAAGTCATCCACCACCAATGCAATACTCGCCACCCGCTCAAGGTCGCACACCACCTACACAAGCTCATTCACCACCAAGGCAATACCCGCCCCCCACTCAAGCTCATCCACCACCTACTCAAGGTTGCACACCACCAACACAATTCTCTCCACCCACTCAAGCTCATCCTCCACCAAGACAATACCCACCACCTACTCAAGCTCATCCACCACAAAGGCAATACTCGCCACCCACTCAAACACATCAACCACCAATGCAATACTCACCGCCAACTCAAACTCCACCAAGGCAATACCCGCCACCCACTCAAGCTCATCCTCCACCAAGGCAATTCTCGCCACCCACTCAAGGCCATCCACCACCCACACAAACTCATCCTCCACCAATGCAATATCCACCACCTACACAAGCTCATTCACCACCAACGCAATACCCGCCACCCACCCAAATTCATCCACCACCTACTCAAGGTTGCACACCACCTACTCAAGCTCATCCACCACCAACAAAATCCTCACCACCCACTCAATCTCATCCTCTCTCACCACCCACTCAAGCTCATCCTCCACCAAGACAATACCCACCACCCACTCAAGCTCATCCACCACCAAGGCAATACTCGCCACCCACTCAAACACATCCACCACCCACACAAACTCATCCTCCACCAAGGCAGTACCCACCGCCCACTCAAACACATCCACCACCAATGCAATACTCACCGCCAACTCAAACTCCACCAAGGCAATACCCGCCACCCACTCAAGCTCATCCTCCACCAAGGCAATACTCACCACCCACTCAAGGCCATCCACCACCCATTCAAACACATCCTCCACCAATGCAATACCCACCACCCACTCAAACACATCCACCACCAACTCAAACTCCTCCACAAAGGCAATACCCGCCACCCACTCAAGCTCATTCACCACCCACTCAAGGCCATCCGCCACCCACTCAAGTTTATCCTCCACCAAGGCAATACTTGCCACCCACTCAAGGCCATCCACCACCAACTCAAACTCCTCCACAAAGGCAATACCCGCCACCCACTCAAGGCCATCCGCCACCCACTCAAGTTCATCCTCCACCAAGGCAATACCCACCACCCATTCAAGCTCATCCACCACCTACACAAACTCACCCTCCACCAAGGCAATGCCCACCACCCACTCAAACACATCCACCACCAACTCAAACTCCTCCACCAAGGCAATACCCGCCACCCACTCAAACACATCCACCGCCAAAGCTATACCCACCACCTACTCAAGCTCATCCACCACCCACTCAAACACATCCACCACCAACACAATACTCACCACCCACTCAAGCCCATCCACCACCAAGGCAATACTCGCCACCCATTCAAACACATCCACCACCAATGCAATCCACGCCACCCACTAAAGGTTGTGAACCACCTACTGAAGCTCATCCTCCACCGAGGCAATACTCACCTCCCACTCAAACTCATCCACCACCATCCCAATACTCGCCACCCACTCAAGGTCGTACACCACCTACTCAAGCTCATCCACCACCAACGCAACATTCACCGCCCACTCAAGGTCATACGCCACCTACTCAAGTTCATCCATCACCAAGTCAATACTTGCCGCCCACTCAAAGTCATCCACCACCAATGCAGTACTCACCACCTACTCAAATTATTCCGCAGCCTCCTCAATCTCCCCCTAGCTATGGACCACCATATCAATACCCTCCACCTTCAGGTGGCTATTCTCCTCCATACTTAGCCATCTCCGTACCGTAA
- the LOC121203186 gene encoding DNA-directed RNA polymerase II subunit RPB7, whose protein sequence is MAIDNREKDLQAQGFLTDCHVKTSSDRENLCSQSHSKRPKRSVFFHIVLERNMQLHPRHFGRNLRENIVSKLMKDVEGTCSGRHGFVVAITGIKNVGKGLIRDGAGFVTFPVKYQCIVFRPFKGEILEAVVTMVNKACVPFFFTLFDSFVNRMGFFAEAGPVQIFVSNHLTPDDMEFQSGDLPNYTTSGGSVKKKIVK, encoded by the exons ATGGCAATTGATAACCGAGAAAAGGATCTACAAGCACAAGGCT TCCTTACTGACTGTCATGTTAAGACAAGTTCAGACAGGGAAAATCTTTGTTCTCAATCTCATTCGAAGAGACCAAAAAGGAGCGTGTTTTTCCACATAGTATTGGAGAGGAACATGCAATTGCATCCTCGCCACTTTGGTCGTAATCTACGGGAAAACATTGTATCCAAGCTCATGAAAGATGTTGAGGGCACTTGCAG TGGTAGACATGGTTTTGTGGTGGCAATAACAGGCATAAAGAACGTAGGGAAAGGCTTGATTCGAGACGGGGCAGGGTTTGTGACATTCCCTGTGAAGTATCAATGTATTGTATTTAGACCATTTAAAGGGGAGATCTTGGAAGCTGTTGTTACCATGGTGAACAAGGCATGCGTTCCATTCTTTTTCACTTTGTTTGATTCTTTTGTTAATCGG ATGGGATTCTTTGCAGAAGCTGGACCTGTTCAAATTTTCGTTTCTAACCAT TTGACTCCCGATGATATGGAGTTTCAGTCCGGAGATCTGCCAAATTATACTACCTCTGGTGGATCG gTTAAGAAAAAGATAGTGAAGTGA